TTGCTATCGGTTCAGCGCAACACTCTCACACCCCAAGCAACCCATTTTCGGGCGGCGAGCGCGTCATGCAAATAAAGCGGGCGCTCCTTGATGAGAATCTGTCAATAGATACGATTGATATTATTCCTGTACCAGATATCAATATCCATCCGCTCTGGATAGCTCACCTCAGTTCGTTGGTCCCGTATTTTGACAAAGTCTACAGTCACAATCCCCTTGTTCGGAGTCTTGTCAGAGATGCAGATATCGCGGTTGGTCACACAGAGTTACTAGATCGGTCGGAATACAGCGGTAAACATATCCGGAGTCTCATACGTCAAGGGAATCCAGAATGGAAATCATTTGTTCCAGAAGGTGTTGTTGCGATAATAGAGGAGCACAACATGGATGAAAGGATTCGTCAGATTGGTGAAATAACTCTCAAGAAGTAACATCCATGCAAGGGAGAGTTTAAATAACTAGACGAGAGGACGAATTTACGGTGAACGTGCAATGCTAGGTGAATGCGTTCCACGCTATCAAAATTCGTAAGATGGTTTTTCTCAATCCTAGCTACGAATCTAAATCAGAATTATTCTATAGTAGGGATACCAAATGAATAGTGATAATGATAGTAACAAGGCCATATTCGACGTGGATCATCAGGAGAGCTTCCCCGATTGGTTCGGCGAGATATGCAAAGTAGCCAAACTAGCCGATATCAGATACGGAGTGAAAGGTTTCACACCTTTCCAGCCATGGAGCGTCATGAGTATGAATCTCATGTTCGACTTCTATGAGGAAGCGCTTCAAGAGAAAGGTCACACACCCA
Above is a window of Candidatus Thorarchaeota archaeon DNA encoding:
- a CDS encoding nicotinamide-nucleotide adenylyltransferase — translated: MRSVFVGRFQPIHKGHLYTVNQILEKNEELVIAIGSAQHSHTPSNPFSGGERVMQIKRALLDENLSIDTIDIIPVPDINIHPLWIAHLSSLVPYFDKVYSHNPLVRSLVRDADIAVGHTELLDRSEYSGKHIRSLIRQGNPEWKSFVPEGVVAIIEEHNMDERIRQIGEITLKK